A window of Pantoea agglomerans contains these coding sequences:
- a CDS encoding anion permease, translated as MKTTLNNAAQPAAVPPPGQHKRWIMLALPIVVAILLLLVPTPAGLEPYAWHFFAIFVGVIVGLIFEPLPGAVIGLTGVVVIALFSQFVLFSPAELAKPGFKVATEAFKWGVSGFGNSTVWLIFGAFMFAAGYDKTQFGRRLALILVKYLGRRSLTLGYAITFADLLLAPFTPSNTARSGGTIYPIIANLPPLYGSKPNDPSARRIGSYLMWVAITAACITSSMFLSALAPNLLALALVKSVVGFDISWGMWFIAFLPLGVLLILTMPLLAYWLYPPEVKVNDEVPRWATAELQKLGKLSRNEILLLIFVVCALLMWIFATAWIEPAMAALLIIILMLWTGVLNWSDITSNKAAWNTFAWFATLVALADGLARVGFIAWLGKEGGLLLQGYDPQISAVVLLIAFYLLHYLFASTTAHTTALLPAMLTIAAAIPGINMPVFCLMLCTSLGVMGIITPYGTGPSPIYYGSGYLPTKDYWRLGTIFGLLFLVLLMLIAYPWMVMMF; from the coding sequence ATGAAAACGACGCTGAACAACGCCGCGCAACCTGCGGCTGTCCCGCCGCCGGGACAACATAAACGCTGGATCATGCTCGCTCTGCCCATCGTAGTCGCCATCCTGCTACTGCTGGTGCCGACACCCGCCGGACTGGAGCCCTACGCCTGGCACTTTTTCGCCATTTTCGTCGGCGTTATCGTCGGCCTGATTTTCGAACCGCTGCCGGGGGCAGTTATCGGCCTGACCGGGGTTGTGGTTATCGCCCTTTTCAGCCAGTTTGTGCTGTTTAGCCCCGCCGAGCTGGCGAAGCCCGGTTTTAAAGTCGCCACTGAGGCCTTTAAGTGGGGCGTTAGCGGCTTCGGCAACTCCACCGTCTGGCTGATTTTCGGCGCCTTTATGTTCGCTGCCGGCTACGATAAGACCCAGTTCGGCCGCCGCCTGGCGCTGATTCTGGTGAAATATCTCGGCCGTCGCAGCCTGACGCTCGGCTACGCCATTACCTTCGCCGATCTGCTGCTGGCTCCTTTTACGCCGTCAAATACCGCGCGCAGCGGCGGCACCATCTACCCGATTATCGCCAACCTGCCGCCGCTCTACGGCTCTAAACCCAACGACCCGAGCGCGCGCCGCATCGGCTCTTACCTGATGTGGGTGGCGATTACCGCCGCCTGTATCACCAGCTCGATGTTCCTGTCGGCGCTGGCACCGAACCTGCTGGCGCTGGCGCTGGTGAAAAGCGTCGTCGGCTTCGATATCTCCTGGGGCATGTGGTTTATCGCCTTCCTGCCGCTCGGCGTGCTGCTGATCCTGACCATGCCACTGCTGGCCTACTGGCTCTATCCGCCGGAAGTGAAGGTTAACGACGAAGTGCCGCGCTGGGCTACCGCCGAGCTGCAGAAGCTGGGCAAACTGTCACGCAATGAGATTCTGCTGCTGATTTTCGTGGTCTGTGCGCTGCTGATGTGGATTTTCGCCACCGCCTGGATTGAGCCTGCGATGGCCGCGCTGCTGATTATCATCCTGATGCTCTGGACCGGCGTGCTGAACTGGAGCGACATCACCAGCAACAAGGCGGCGTGGAACACCTTCGCCTGGTTCGCCACGCTGGTGGCGCTGGCGGATGGTCTGGCACGCGTTGGCTTTATCGCCTGGCTGGGCAAAGAGGGCGGCCTGCTGCTGCAGGGTTATGACCCGCAGATCTCCGCGGTGGTGCTGCTTATCGCCTTCTATCTGCTGCACTACCTGTTCGCCAGCACCACGGCGCATACCACCGCGCTGCTTCCCGCGATGCTGACCATCGCCGCGGCGATCCCTGGCATCAATATGCCGGTGTTCTGCCTGATGCTCTGTACCTCCCTTGGCGTGATGGGCATTATCACCCCTTACGGCACCGGCCCCAGCCCGATTTACTACGGCAGCGGCTATCTGCCGACCAAAGACTACTGGCGTCTGGGCACCATTTTCGGCCTGCTCTTCCTGGTGCTGCTGATGCTGATCGCCTATCCGTGGATGGTAATGATGTTCTAA